Proteins encoded together in one Methanobrevibacter sp. window:
- the acs gene encoding acetate--CoA ligase alpha subunit, protein MKDLERMFKPESVAVIGASNTPGKVGYIIVDNLINDGFEGEIYPVNPKGGEILGKKAYKNITEIPGDVDLAIITIPSPFVNPTVKECGEKGVENMVVITAGFKEIGGEGAKLEAELTALGEEYGINIIGPNSLGITDSHTPLNGSFSQMMPPTGNIAFISQSGAMMVAIIDWSVTSGIGFSKVISLGNKAGVNEIELLQYLAEDDETAVIICYLESISDDEDFVRTMRETAVKKPIIILKSGSSSAGAEAASSHTGALAGSDLAFDTSFRQSGIMRVETMAELFDLGLAFSKAPLPKGDNVAIITNAGGGGVLTVDAMEKVGLQLVQFDEETTARLKECVTDEGSAKNPIDVLGDAPVSRYKESLEIVLANEDVDSLIIMVCPTASADPDGIAQAILEERKEFDKPIIVVNMGGPSFEAANEALRANGVPTYVFPETAVTALEAMTRYAQLPARQYDDVVEKIDDVDKDAVKAIFEKVTADGRDTLLGSEAYAVAEAYGISAAPIKLSTSADEAAKLAREMEFPVVLKIASDKILHKSDIGGVKVGIETEDEAKAAYDEIIANAKAAHPDIIPDGVEVQKMMDSGEEVIVGMIKDKQFGPMIAFGMGGIYVNLIEDVSFNLAKGLSSQEIDEQIESTKVSKLLEGYRGEAPCDIEEVKEAIKRVARLTLDFPEITELDINPIFVYEEGSSALDIKIKL, encoded by the coding sequence ATGAAAGACCTCGAAAGAATGTTTAAACCTGAATCCGTGGCGGTCATTGGTGCTTCCAATACCCCTGGAAAAGTAGGATACATTATTGTTGATAATCTCATCAATGATGGGTTTGAAGGCGAAATATATCCAGTAAACCCAAAAGGTGGAGAGATTTTAGGTAAAAAAGCATATAAGAACATAACTGAAATTCCTGGAGATGTCGATTTAGCAATCATAACAATTCCTTCCCCATTTGTAAACCCTACCGTTAAAGAATGTGGTGAAAAAGGCGTTGAAAACATGGTAGTAATTACCGCAGGATTTAAGGAAATAGGCGGAGAAGGAGCTAAATTAGAAGCTGAGTTAACAGCACTTGGTGAAGAATACGGAATTAACATTATCGGACCAAACAGTTTAGGAATTACCGATTCCCACACTCCTTTAAATGGATCATTCTCACAGATGATGCCTCCAACAGGAAACATTGCATTCATTTCACAAAGTGGAGCAATGATGGTTGCAATTATTGACTGGAGTGTGACATCAGGTATTGGATTCAGTAAAGTAATTAGTTTAGGTAACAAAGCAGGCGTAAACGAAATTGAATTGTTACAATACTTGGCAGAAGATGATGAAACTGCCGTAATCATCTGTTATCTTGAATCTATCTCAGATGATGAAGACTTTGTAAGAACAATGAGAGAAACAGCTGTTAAAAAACCAATCATTATCCTTAAATCTGGTTCAAGCAGTGCTGGAGCAGAAGCCGCATCATCACATACCGGAGCCCTTGCAGGCAGTGATTTGGCATTTGATACATCATTTAGACAATCTGGAATCATGCGTGTGGAAACTATGGCAGAGTTATTTGACTTAGGTTTAGCATTCTCCAAAGCACCACTTCCAAAAGGAGATAATGTAGCCATTATCACTAATGCAGGTGGTGGAGGAGTACTCACCGTAGATGCAATGGAAAAAGTAGGTTTGCAACTTGTTCAATTTGACGAAGAAACTACAGCAAGACTAAAAGAATGCGTTACAGATGAAGGTAGTGCTAAAAACCCTATTGACGTATTGGGTGATGCACCAGTAAGCAGATACAAAGAATCCTTAGAAATCGTACTTGCAAATGAGGATGTTGACAGTCTAATCATTATGGTTTGTCCTACTGCATCAGCCGACCCTGATGGAATTGCACAGGCAATACTTGAAGAGCGAAAAGAATTTGACAAGCCAATTATCGTTGTAAATATGGGAGGACCATCATTTGAAGCTGCAAATGAAGCTTTAAGAGCAAACGGCGTTCCAACTTATGTATTCCCGGAAACTGCAGTAACCGCACTTGAAGCAATGACAAGATATGCACAATTGCCTGCCAGACAGTATGATGATGTTGTTGAAAAAATCGATGACGTCGATAAGGATGCTGTAAAAGCAATATTCGAAAAAGTAACTGCAGATGGAAGAGACACCTTACTTGGTAGTGAAGCTTACGCTGTAGCTGAAGCATATGGAATCTCAGCAGCACCAATCAAGTTATCAACCAGTGCTGATGAAGCGGCCAAACTTGCCCGTGAAATGGAATTTCCAGTCGTGCTTAAAATCGCATCCGATAAAATTTTACACAAATCAGACATTGGCGGTGTAAAGGTAGGAATCGAAACAGAAGATGAAGCGAAAGCTGCATATGATGAAATCATTGCAAATGCAAAAGCTGCACATCCAGATATCATACCGGACGGCGTGGAAGTTCAAAAGATGATGGATTCCGGCGAAGAAGTGATTGTCGGTATGATCAAAGACAAGCAATTTGGACCGATGATTGCATTCGGTATGGGTGGAATCTATGTAAACCTCATTGAAGACGTGTCCTTCAATTTAGCAAAAGGATTATCCTCACAGGAAATTGATGAGCAAATTGAAAGCACTAAAGTGTCCAAATTACTTGAAGGATACAGAGGAGAAGCACC